The following coding sequences lie in one Oncorhynchus kisutch isolate 150728-3 linkage group LG3, Okis_V2, whole genome shotgun sequence genomic window:
- the LOC109871954 gene encoding homeobox protein Nkx-3.1-like, producing MSEPVKPPTSFFIEDILSIKENTRLNFRCSSSHKAKEGCAQWNNQQCEHVSQSEELCAQDTAFEGRKDLFDSSCSSTPDAMISCTPVGKQKRSRAAFTHVQVLELEKKFNHQKYLSAPERANLANTLGLTETQVKIWFQNRRYKTKRKQQATEYCKDIFQKSEELSTEDNLVRSSLLSTFYKTYKYQPYVYDFHSTWRPILW from the exons ATGTCGGAGCCAGTCAAGCCACCAACTTCGTTTTTCATCGAGGACATCCTCTCCATTAAAGAGAATACACGGCTAAACTTCAGGTGCTCTTCCTCACACAAGGCCAAGGAGGGATGCGCGCAATGGAATAACCAACAGTGCGAGCATGTATCACAGTCAGAGGAACTTTGCGCACAGGATACAGCATTTGAAGGGCGGAAAG ATTTATTTGACAGCTCTTGTTCTAGCACCCCAGATGCCATGATAAGCTGTACACCAGTCGGCAAACAGAAGCGCTCGCGCGCTGCCTTTACGCATGTGCAAGTGTTAGAACTGGAGAAGAAATTTAACCACCAGAAGTACCTGTCCGCTCCCGAAAGAGCCAATCTTGCCAACACGTTGGGACTGACCGAGACCCAAGTTAAAATCTGGTTTCAGAACAGAAGATACAAAACCAAACGGAAGCAGCAAGCTACGGAGTACTGTAAGGACATCTTTCAAAAGTCAGAAGAACTAAGTACAGAGGACAATTTAGTCAGATCGTCGCTTCTCTCCACGTTCTACAAAACATATAAATACCAACCATATGTGTATGACTTCCATAGCACATGGAGACCAATACTGTGGTGA